A stretch of Candidatus Zixiibacteriota bacterium DNA encodes these proteins:
- a CDS encoding type II toxin-antitoxin system HicB family antitoxin, with product MVYPIGVEDIEPNHWVAWVFDLPGCYSKARNREDAVANASSKIAEYFEWLTHYHYRTPQPTERIEIEVAESFRSFISEGDYIVNAFFEDDRRPLSRDEVEHVLKLLEFTRGDLFRVIRRISPEQLDRPIRGEVQSSIRGILNHVAWAEWWYFDRLNLAFKSEEMPEDVMSMLEKVRTHTRRRLPHLAGNTMITECIGERWSARKIVRRTLWHERAHTQQIIRYLGQ from the coding sequence ATGGTATATCCAATAGGCGTTGAAGACATTGAGCCCAACCACTGGGTGGCATGGGTATTTGATCTTCCCGGATGCTATTCGAAGGCCCGCAATCGGGAGGATGCTGTCGCCAATGCCTCTTCAAAGATCGCCGAATACTTCGAATGGCTCACACACTACCACTACAGAACACCCCAGCCCACTGAGAGAATTGAGATAGAGGTTGCTGAATCATTCCGCTCGTTCATCAGCGAAGGTGATTATATCGTCAACGCTTTCTTCGAAGACGACCGCCGCCCCCTAAGCAGAGACGAGGTGGAACACGTACTAAAACTTCTTGAGTTCACCCGAGGCGACCTGTTCCGGGTCATCCGGCGAATTTCTCCAGAGCAGCTTGACAGGCCAATCCGCGGGGAAGTCCAAAGTTCGATCCGTGGGATATTGAACCACGTTGCCTGGGCAGAGTGGTGGTATTTCGACCGCTTGAACCTGGCTTTCAAGAGTGAGGAAATGCCCGAAGATGTTATGAGCATGCTCGAAAAAGTGCGAACACATACCCGTCGCCGGTTGCCGCACTTGGCAGGTAACACTATGATCACCGAGTGTATTGGCGAGCGATGGTCTGCTCGCAAGATTGTGCGGCGGACACTCTGGCACGAACGTGCCCACACTCAACAGATAATCCGATATCTGGGTCAATGA
- a CDS encoding SWIM zinc finger family protein — translation MPRRRVNDNLFKELTWDDLNEWAGSRIVSRGKNYQRQGRVSELATTDGGGLIAWVEGSERYATKVDVDRDRLPESICTCPYEYDCKHGVAVILEYLERVEDNKRIPRARMDDERLQLLENADKDDGADDEDSFRSEAIEGDIHAFLEDKTRAQLIELILELAEHYPEMGQGLADRRQVISGNTKSVVTRLRRDIRKISEDPGWQDNWHGNGYTPDYSAIRNKFETLLAAGCADEVLILGEELITVGTRQVEESHDEGETAMEIATCMPVIVKALDQSSLALTDKLAWAVDVVLKDEFDLLDAFAEYLMRQHKKQDWSLLADQLLDRLKVSQSATASGTFDRNYDRDCLSNWIIHALEQSGRTDEIIPLCEVEAHKTGSYLRLVERLTADQRIGDAERWIQKGIGATKEKWPGIAASLRKKLCEIRVAQENWPMVAAIHAEEFVRLPSLQIYTDCRKATRKVKAWPKVRGCLLVYLESGMPPWKQKGWPLPETGLDAPDLERKNRFPMVDDLIDIAVFEKKPDQVLHWYDQRPKQRYDLYEPGEDEIAAAIQDHAPERAIAMWKKLAENLIDQVKPRAYEAAAGYLRKAGKVMVQQKSEEEWDRYLQGIREKHARKRRLMQILDNLDGKPILKKRL, via the coding sequence ATGCCACGCAGGCGCGTAAACGACAATCTATTTAAGGAACTGACTTGGGATGATCTCAATGAGTGGGCCGGGAGCCGAATTGTTTCCAGGGGAAAGAACTACCAGCGGCAGGGTCGCGTTTCAGAGCTGGCCACAACGGACGGCGGAGGTCTGATTGCTTGGGTCGAAGGTTCGGAAAGGTACGCCACAAAGGTCGACGTCGATCGTGACAGGTTGCCGGAATCGATCTGTACCTGTCCCTACGAATACGACTGCAAGCATGGCGTAGCCGTCATCCTCGAATACCTGGAACGTGTCGAAGACAACAAACGCATTCCAAGAGCTCGCATGGACGATGAGCGCCTCCAACTGCTTGAGAATGCGGACAAAGATGATGGCGCGGACGATGAGGATTCTTTCCGGTCGGAAGCGATTGAAGGGGACATCCATGCTTTCCTGGAAGATAAGACCAGGGCCCAACTCATTGAACTTATTCTTGAACTTGCAGAACATTATCCGGAAATGGGGCAAGGCCTTGCCGACCGCAGGCAGGTTATCTCAGGAAACACTAAATCAGTAGTGACGCGCCTTCGCAGGGATATCCGTAAGATCAGTGAAGATCCCGGTTGGCAAGACAACTGGCATGGGAATGGTTACACGCCCGATTACTCCGCTATTCGTAACAAGTTTGAAACGCTATTAGCGGCAGGTTGTGCCGACGAAGTGCTCATCCTGGGTGAGGAATTGATAACTGTCGGTACCCGGCAGGTGGAAGAAAGTCACGACGAGGGAGAAACCGCTATGGAGATTGCCACCTGCATGCCGGTGATTGTCAAAGCCCTGGATCAGTCGTCTCTGGCGCTCACAGACAAGCTGGCGTGGGCTGTGGATGTTGTATTGAAGGATGAATTTGACCTTTTGGATGCGTTCGCCGAATACCTGATGCGGCAGCATAAAAAGCAGGATTGGAGCTTACTGGCGGACCAGTTACTGGATCGCCTCAAAGTGAGTCAATCCGCCACCGCCTCGGGCACTTTCGACCGAAACTATGATCGGGACTGCCTCAGCAACTGGATTATTCATGCCCTGGAGCAATCCGGCCGCACCGATGAGATTATTCCGCTCTGTGAAGTCGAGGCCCATAAGACAGGCAGCTACCTTCGTCTGGTTGAACGGCTGACTGCCGATCAACGCATCGGAGACGCAGAACGCTGGATTCAGAAAGGAATTGGGGCAACAAAAGAAAAGTGGCCCGGCATTGCGGCTTCATTGCGCAAAAAACTTTGTGAGATTCGCGTCGCACAAGAAAACTGGCCGATGGTTGCGGCAATACACGCGGAAGAATTCGTTCGTCTGCCCTCGCTACAAATCTACACAGACTGCCGAAAAGCCACCCGCAAGGTTAAGGCCTGGCCCAAAGTGCGTGGGTGTCTTCTGGTTTACCTTGAAAGCGGTATGCCGCCATGGAAACAGAAGGGCTGGCCTCTTCCCGAAACCGGTTTGGACGCGCCGGATCTCGAGCGGAAAAACCGATTCCCCATGGTTGACGATCTGATTGACATAGCCGTTTTCGAAAAAAAGCCCGATCAGGTACTGCACTGGTACGACCAGCGGCCGAAACAGCGGTATGACCTGTACGAACCGGGTGAAGACGAGATTGCCGCGGCTATTCAAGACCATGCACCCGAGCGGGCAATTGCCATGTGGAAAAAACTGGCGGAAAACCTGATTGACCAAGTCAAACCCCGCGCATATGAGGCGGCTGCCGGTTACCTGCGTAAGGCGGGCAAAGTAATGGTCCAGCAGAAGAGTGAAGAGGAGTGGGACCGATACCTACAGGGCATAAGAGAAAAACACGCCCGCAAACGACGACTCATGCAAATCTTGGACAACCTGGACGGTAAACCAATCTTAAAAAAGAGGCTATAG